The genomic window GGACTCTGGCTTTATATGCCTTTAATACCCTAATGGCCGCCCGGGCAGTGTCTTCGGCTTTTAAGTTCTTTAATTTGCAGATGATGGTGTAGCGGGTAACGCGTTCGACCAAGGTCAATAACGCGCCTTTCTGATTTTTGCCGACGATGGTGTCGGCCTCCCAATCGCCGATGCGGGTTTTCCGGTCGACGATGGCAGGTCGGTTTTCTATGCCGACGCGGTCGGGCACTTTGCCTCCGGTCCATATGCTGCCGTAGCGTTTGCGGTAGGGTTTGCTGCATATTCTGAGATGTTGCCACAAAGTGCCGCCGTTGCTTTTGTCTTGGCGAAGGTAGCGGTAAACGGTGCTGTGATGGAGTGTGATCCCGTGGTGTTTATGCAGATAGGCGCATACTTGTTCGGGACTGAGTTTGCGGCGGATAAGGGTGTCGATGTGTTGAACCAGCTGCGAATCGGGCTTATAGGGTTTTCGCCGGTGCTGTTTGGTCAGCCGGCTTTGCTTCTGTGCTTTTTCGGCGCTGTATTGCTGTCCTTGGATGCAGTGCCGCTTGATTTCGCGGCTGATGGTGCTTTTGTGGCGGTTAAGTTGTTTGGCGATTTCGGCGATGGTGCAGTGGCGGGACAGGTATTGGATATGGTATCGTTCGTCTTGGGTCAGTTGTGTGTAGCTCATGGCAATCTTTCTTGCAG from Neisseria sp. DTU_2020_1000833_1_SI_GRL_NUU_006 includes these protein-coding regions:
- a CDS encoding IS30 family transposase, which translates into the protein MSYTQLTQDERYHIQYLSRHCTIAEIAKQLNRHKSTISREIKRHCIQGQQYSAEKAQKQSRLTKQHRRKPYKPDSQLVQHIDTLIRRKLSPEQVCAYLHKHHGITLHHSTVYRYLRQDKSNGGTLWQHLRICSKPYRKRYGSIWTGGKVPDRVGIENRPAIVDRKTRIGDWEADTIVGKNQKGALLTLVERVTRYTIICKLKNLKAEDTARAAIRVLKAYKARVHTITMDNGKEFYQHTKIAKALKAETYFCRPYHSWEKGLNENTNGLIRQYFPKQTDFRNISDREIRRVQDELNHRPRKTLGCETPSVLFLNLFQPPVPWCCT